The following are encoded together in the Desulfomicrobium apsheronum genome:
- a CDS encoding PhnD/SsuA/transferrin family substrate-binding protein: protein MRSIFFWMIFLLLPCPLQARTIVFAPLPMESRETVLKQFMPLAFYLKQTLGYEVQFDYSDNYAQILEKFRQGKVDLAYLGPLPYVSLRSIDEHAVPLVHFNEASGRPLYTCSIVALADADFTLVNMEKRKVALTQPLSTCGFLSTNGLLRKQGSSLAGNLYRYVSKHDEVAMAVVRGEYDIGGLKTAIAEKYGHLGLIVLARTSPLPSFGLIGNGATLSAEEQGAIRDALTHLDPAGRDKALLETWGANIRHGAVPARDDDYAPVRELLGDTLIPETGNF, encoded by the coding sequence ATGCGATCGATATTTTTCTGGATGATTTTTTTGCTGCTTCCGTGCCCGCTCCAGGCCCGGACCATCGTTTTCGCCCCTCTGCCCATGGAAAGCCGGGAGACGGTGCTCAAGCAGTTCATGCCCCTGGCGTTCTACCTGAAGCAGACGCTGGGGTATGAAGTCCAGTTCGATTATTCGGACAATTACGCTCAGATTCTGGAAAAATTCAGGCAGGGCAAGGTCGATCTGGCCTACCTCGGGCCGCTGCCCTACGTGTCGCTCCGCAGCATCGACGAGCACGCCGTGCCGCTGGTCCATTTCAACGAAGCTTCGGGGAGGCCTCTATACACGTGCTCCATTGTCGCCCTCGCCGACGCCGATTTCACCCTGGTCAACATGGAGAAGCGCAAGGTAGCCCTGACCCAGCCTTTGTCCACCTGCGGATTTCTGTCCACCAATGGCTTGCTGCGCAAGCAGGGGTCCAGCCTGGCCGGCAATTTGTACCGTTATGTTAGCAAGCACGACGAGGTGGCCATGGCCGTAGTGCGGGGCGAGTACGATATCGGCGGGCTCAAGACCGCCATCGCCGAGAAATACGGACATCTTGGGCTGATCGTGTTGGCCCGCACGTCTCCGCTTCCTTCCTTCGGCCTCATCGGCAACGGCGCGACCCTGAGCGCCGAGGAGCAAGGAGCCATCCGCGATGCCCTGACCCACCTTGATCCGGCCGGAAGGGACAAGGCGCTGCTTGAAACCTGGGGCGCGAACATCCGCCATGGGGCGGTGCCTGCCCGGGACGACGATTATGCTCCGGTTCGCGAGCTGCTCGGCGACACCCTCATTCCGGAAACCGGAAATTTCTAG
- a CDS encoding ABC transporter substrate-binding protein, giving the protein MKKLLFFALAFIFLATSAQGKTLKMALDADPESMDPHVQLSGGMLQYTHLCFDPLIRWTKDMKFEPRLATKWERIDDLTVRFYLREGVKFHSGNTFTAADVAWTMDRLKKSEDFKGLFTSFAEPKIIDDYTIDIITTEPYPLVENMATYIFPLDSKFYTGTDEKGLPKDAIVKTEYSFANQNQSGSGPFYVESREQGVKMVYKRFADYWDKDSKGNVNEIILTPIKENATRTAALLSGGVDFIAPVPPQDFNRLSTNKDINLVSMAGSRIITFQLNQKRKPEFANLKVRQAIIAAIDNAGIVAKLMKGTATAAQQQGPEGFDGYVEDLTPRFDLAKAKQLMKEAGFEKGFEATMIAPNNRYVNDEKIAEAVVSMLSKIGIKISLKTMPKAQYWDEFDAQVADIQMVGWHSDTEDSANYSEYLLMCPNKDTGKGQYNSGNYCNAKLDELVNQANVENDRVKRRALLQEVEKIAYEDAAYVPLHWQNLSWAAKKGVNIEPVVNIMDFPYLGDLVVE; this is encoded by the coding sequence GTGAAAAAACTGCTCTTTTTCGCACTGGCATTCATTTTTCTTGCTACGTCCGCCCAGGGCAAGACGCTGAAAATGGCCCTCGACGCCGACCCGGAATCCATGGACCCGCATGTCCAGCTCTCCGGCGGCATGCTGCAGTACACCCATCTGTGCTTTGATCCGCTCATCCGCTGGACCAAGGACATGAAGTTCGAACCGCGCCTGGCCACCAAGTGGGAGCGCATCGATGACCTGACCGTGCGTTTTTACCTGCGCGAAGGCGTCAAGTTTCACTCCGGCAACACCTTCACCGCAGCCGACGTGGCCTGGACCATGGACCGCCTGAAGAAGAGCGAAGACTTCAAGGGCCTGTTCACGTCCTTCGCCGAGCCCAAGATCATCGATGACTACACCATCGACATCATCACCACCGAGCCCTATCCGCTGGTGGAAAACATGGCCACCTACATTTTCCCCCTTGATTCCAAATTCTACACCGGCACCGACGAGAAAGGCCTGCCCAAGGATGCCATCGTCAAGACCGAGTACTCGTTTGCCAACCAGAACCAGTCCGGCAGCGGCCCCTTCTACGTAGAATCCCGCGAGCAGGGCGTGAAGATGGTCTACAAGCGCTTCGCCGACTACTGGGACAAGGACAGCAAGGGCAACGTGAACGAGATCATCCTCACCCCCATCAAGGAAAACGCGACCCGCACGGCGGCTCTTCTGTCCGGCGGCGTTGACTTCATCGCCCCTGTTCCTCCCCAGGATTTCAATCGTCTGAGCACCAACAAGGACATCAATCTGGTCAGCATGGCCGGCAGCCGCATCATCACCTTCCAGCTCAACCAGAAGAGAAAGCCCGAATTCGCCAACCTGAAGGTTCGCCAGGCCATCATCGCGGCCATCGACAACGCCGGCATCGTGGCCAAGCTCATGAAAGGCACCGCCACCGCCGCCCAGCAGCAGGGTCCCGAAGGCTTCGACGGCTATGTGGAAGATCTGACTCCCCGCTTCGATCTGGCCAAGGCCAAGCAGCTCATGAAGGAAGCCGGATTCGAGAAGGGCTTCGAGGCGACCATGATCGCCCCCAACAACCGTTACGTGAACGACGAAAAGATCGCCGAGGCCGTGGTTTCCATGCTCTCCAAGATCGGCATCAAGATCAGCCTGAAGACCATGCCCAAGGCCCAGTACTGGGATGAATTCGACGCCCAGGTGGCCGACATCCAGATGGTCGGCTGGCATTCCGACACCGAGGACTCCGCCAACTACTCCGAGTACCTGCTCATGTGCCCCAACAAGGACACCGGCAAGGGCCAGTACAACAGCGGCAACTACTGCAACGCCAAGCTTGACGAACTGGTCAACCAGGCCAACGTCGAGAACGACCGCGTCAAGCGCAGAGCGCTGCTGCAGGAAGTTGAAAAGATCGCCTACGAAGATGCCGCCTACGTGCCCCTGCACTGGCAGAATCTGTCCTGGGCAGCCAAGAAAGGCGTGAACATCGAGCCCGTCGTCAACATCATGGACTTCCCCTACCTTGGCGACCTGGTCGTGGAATAG
- a CDS encoding ABC transporter permease — MFAFTVRRILQAIIVMLIISFIGFALKQSVGDPVRELTGISVSAAERDAIREKLGLNDPFLIQYGRFLKGAMQGNIGQSFFYKKPAMEVILNKAPATIELVMCCTFLIVVLSIPMGIYSAIYPKRLLSRLIMGLSTIGVSVPIFLIAILLIYVFAIELNWLPSYGRGETVNVWGWESGLLTLDGLRHLILPTTALTALMLPLFVRLIRSEMMEVLETEYVKFAWAKGLPRMRIWFVHAFKNTLLPVITVGGVQIGTMIAFTILTETVFQWGGLGFLFLEAVERADTSLLVAYLIFVGIIFVVVNTAVDIIYGLVNPMVRITGRK, encoded by the coding sequence ATGTTTGCATTCACTGTCCGCCGTATTCTTCAAGCCATTATCGTCATGCTCATCATCAGCTTCATCGGCTTCGCCCTCAAGCAGAGCGTAGGCGACCCGGTGCGCGAGCTGACCGGCATTTCGGTTTCAGCCGCCGAGCGCGACGCCATCCGCGAGAAGCTGGGACTCAACGACCCGTTTCTCATCCAGTACGGACGCTTTTTGAAAGGCGCCATGCAGGGCAACATCGGCCAGTCCTTCTTCTACAAGAAGCCGGCCATGGAAGTCATCCTGAACAAGGCTCCGGCCACCATCGAACTGGTCATGTGCTGCACGTTCCTCATTGTCGTCCTGTCCATACCCATGGGCATCTACAGCGCCATCTATCCCAAAAGGCTGCTCTCAAGGCTGATCATGGGCCTGAGCACCATCGGCGTGTCCGTACCCATTTTTCTCATCGCCATTCTGCTCATCTATGTCTTCGCCATCGAACTGAACTGGTTGCCGTCCTACGGGCGCGGGGAAACCGTGAACGTCTGGGGCTGGGAATCGGGGCTGTTGACCCTCGACGGCCTGAGGCACCTCATCCTGCCGACCACGGCCCTGACCGCCCTGATGCTGCCGCTTTTCGTGCGCCTCATCCGCTCGGAGATGATGGAAGTGCTTGAGACCGAATACGTCAAATTCGCCTGGGCCAAGGGCCTGCCGCGCATGCGCATCTGGTTCGTGCACGCCTTCAAGAACACGCTCCTGCCGGTCATCACCGTGGGCGGCGTGCAGATCGGCACCATGATCGCCTTCACCATTCTGACCGAAACGGTTTTCCAGTGGGGCGGGCTCGGCTTTCTTTTCCTGGAAGCCGTCGAGCGTGCCGACACCTCGCTTCTGGTGGCCTATCTGATTTTTGTCGGCATCATCTTTGTCGTGGTGAACACCGCCGTTGACATCATCTATGGCCTGGTCAATCCCATGGTCCGCATCACAGGAAGGAAATAA
- a CDS encoding ABC transporter permease: MRLWKQFRGSYFLYSFLHDPVAMSSFVVLTVLALSAFGAPVIAPHDPYDTTTINIMDSELPPVWMDGGDKSFTLGTDAQGRDMLSTMLYGMRISLIIGVGAVFMQAVIGIVLGLLAGYKGGKIDNFLMRMADVQLSFSTLMVAIFLSAIFQAIFGVASFERMAVPFLVLVIGIAEWPQYARTVRASVLAEKKKEYVEAARVMGLPANRIMWRHILPNTMSPILVLSTVQVAHAIMSEAALSFLGLGMPITKPSLGSLINSGFDYIFSGSWWITMFPGFLLVLLILVINLLGDWVQDVLNPKLYKG; the protein is encoded by the coding sequence ATGAGACTTTGGAAGCAATTCCGCGGCTCGTACTTTTTGTACAGTTTTCTGCATGACCCCGTGGCCATGAGCAGCTTCGTCGTGCTGACCGTACTGGCCCTGTCCGCCTTCGGCGCGCCGGTCATCGCTCCCCACGACCCCTATGACACCACGACCATCAACATCATGGACTCGGAACTCCCGCCCGTGTGGATGGACGGAGGCGACAAGAGCTTCACCCTGGGCACCGACGCCCAGGGCCGGGACATGCTCAGCACCATGCTCTATGGCATGCGCATCTCGCTGATCATCGGTGTCGGCGCTGTGTTCATGCAGGCAGTCATCGGCATCGTGCTCGGCCTTCTGGCCGGATACAAGGGAGGGAAGATCGACAACTTCCTGATGCGCATGGCCGACGTGCAACTCAGCTTCTCGACCCTCATGGTGGCCATCTTCCTCTCGGCCATCTTCCAGGCCATCTTCGGCGTGGCATCGTTCGAACGCATGGCGGTGCCGTTTCTGGTGCTGGTCATCGGCATCGCCGAGTGGCCGCAGTACGCGCGCACCGTTCGCGCCTCGGTCCTGGCAGAGAAAAAGAAGGAATACGTGGAGGCGGCGCGGGTCATGGGCCTGCCGGCAAACCGCATCATGTGGCGACACATCCTCCCGAACACCATGTCGCCCATCCTGGTCCTGTCCACGGTGCAGGTGGCCCACGCCATCATGAGCGAGGCCGCCCTGTCCTTCCTGGGCCTTGGCATGCCCATCACCAAGCCCTCCCTCGGGTCGCTCATCAATTCGGGCTTCGACTACATCTTCAGCGGTTCGTGGTGGATCACCATGTTCCCCGGATTTCTGCTCGTGCTCCTGATTCTGGTCATCAACCTGCTCGGCGACTGGGTGCAGGACGTGCTCAACCCCAAACTGTACAAAGGATGA
- a CDS encoding ABC transporter ATP-binding protein has product MTHLLEVQDLVVKFGLRSGDLTALNGINFTLNPGERMGLVGESGAGKSVAGFSIINLISKPGFIASGRVLFEGEEISSYPLEQMRDIRGNRISMIFQDPMMTLNPVLTIGTQMVETIQAHNQVSTTHAREIALEKLQKVYISSPGKRLGQYPHELSGGMRQRVVIAISLLTNPSLIIADEPTTALDVTIQAEVMALLLELCKNENMGLILITHDLGVVSQVTEKIAVMYAGRIVEQGSTTSIVGSPRHPYTKGLIQALPQGGSGRGRLHQIPGMMPNLTSIPPGCAFHPRCEHAMDICRRETPGLFGNSDNSGLVACHLYAQTR; this is encoded by the coding sequence ATGACCCATCTTCTTGAAGTGCAGGATCTGGTGGTCAAATTCGGGCTGCGTTCCGGAGACCTCACGGCCCTGAACGGCATCAATTTCACGCTCAATCCCGGCGAACGCATGGGACTGGTGGGCGAATCGGGCGCGGGCAAATCCGTGGCGGGTTTCTCCATCATCAACCTCATAAGCAAGCCCGGCTTCATCGCCTCCGGCCGCGTCCTCTTTGAAGGCGAGGAGATCAGCTCCTATCCGCTGGAGCAGATGCGCGACATTCGCGGCAACCGCATCAGCATGATCTTCCAGGACCCGATGATGACCCTGAACCCCGTGCTGACCATCGGCACCCAGATGGTCGAGACCATCCAGGCCCACAATCAGGTCAGCACCACCCATGCTCGCGAGATCGCGCTCGAAAAGCTCCAGAAAGTCTACATTTCCTCGCCCGGCAAACGCCTTGGCCAGTATCCGCACGAACTCTCCGGCGGCATGCGCCAGCGCGTGGTCATCGCCATATCGCTCCTGACCAACCCGAGTCTGATCATCGCCGACGAGCCCACCACAGCCCTGGACGTGACCATTCAGGCCGAGGTCATGGCCCTGCTCCTCGAACTGTGCAAGAACGAAAACATGGGGCTCATCCTCATCACCCACGACCTTGGCGTAGTCTCGCAGGTCACGGAGAAGATCGCGGTCATGTATGCCGGACGCATCGTGGAGCAAGGGTCGACCACAAGCATCGTCGGAAGTCCCCGGCACCCTTACACCAAGGGGCTGATCCAGGCGCTGCCCCAGGGCGGAAGCGGGCGCGGCAGACTGCACCAGATTCCGGGCATGATGCCCAACCTGACCAGCATCCCCCCGGGCTGCGCCTTTCATCCACGCTGTGAACACGCCATGGACATCTGTCGGCGCGAGACGCCCGGACTCTTCGGCAATTCGGACAACTCGGGCCTGGTGGCCTGTCATCTTTACGCGCAAACCAGGTAG
- a CDS encoding ABC transporter ATP-binding protein — MTAQNNSLVRITNVVKHFDISGGFLDRISFSGGMPTLTTTTVKALNDVSLDIVQGEILSVVGESGCGKSTLGRTVLGLYPPTSGEIAFRGQRIDNLSPKEMLPYRRKMQMVFQDPYASLNPRMTVRQILEEPTHFHFPDLSNSQVRDKVAEVMRQVGVDPAWAGRFPHEFSGGQRQRISIARALMVDPEFIVADEPISALDVSIQAQILNLIMDCQERFGLTYMFITHDLSVVEHISTRVAVMYLGTLCELASKENLYGDPRHPYSRALLSAIPKLGGKGFSHIRLKGEVPTPILLPTGCVFHTRCPFTNERCRREIPPLLPQPGGSQAACHALEEGRLS, encoded by the coding sequence ATGACAGCACAAAACAACTCCCTCGTGCGGATCACCAATGTGGTGAAGCACTTCGACATCTCCGGCGGCTTTCTGGACCGGATCAGCTTTTCCGGCGGGATGCCGACCCTGACCACGACCACGGTCAAAGCCCTGAACGACGTCTCCCTCGACATCGTGCAGGGCGAGATTCTCTCCGTGGTCGGCGAATCCGGCTGCGGCAAGTCCACTCTGGGGCGCACGGTTCTGGGCCTTTATCCGCCCACCAGCGGCGAAATCGCATTTCGCGGGCAGCGCATCGACAATCTCTCGCCCAAGGAGATGCTCCCCTACCGTCGCAAGATGCAGATGGTCTTTCAGGACCCCTATGCATCGCTGAACCCGCGCATGACCGTGCGCCAGATTCTCGAGGAACCGACCCATTTCCACTTCCCCGACCTTTCGAATTCACAGGTCCGGGACAAGGTGGCCGAGGTCATGCGCCAGGTGGGCGTGGATCCGGCCTGGGCCGGACGCTTCCCCCATGAATTTTCCGGGGGCCAGCGTCAGCGCATCAGCATCGCTCGCGCACTGATGGTCGACCCGGAATTCATCGTAGCCGATGAACCCATTTCCGCCCTGGACGTATCCATTCAGGCGCAGATCCTGAACCTGATCATGGACTGTCAGGAGCGCTTCGGTCTGACCTATATGTTCATCACCCACGATCTTTCCGTGGTCGAACACATCAGCACCCGCGTGGCCGTCATGTATCTGGGCACGCTCTGCGAACTGGCCAGCAAGGAAAACCTCTACGGCGATCCGCGCCACCCCTATTCCCGCGCGCTGCTCTCGGCCATCCCCAAGCTCGGCGGCAAGGGATTTTCGCACATCCGCCTCAAGGGCGAGGTGCCTACTCCCATCCTGCTGCCCACGGGCTGCGTCTTTCACACCCGCTGCCCGTTCACCAATGAACGCTGCCGCCGTGAAATTCCGCCTCTGCTGCCCCAGCCGGGTGGCAGCCAGGCCGCCTGCCACGCGCTGGAAGAAGGACGGCTCTCGTGA
- a CDS encoding acyl-CoA thioesterase produces the protein MTHRALPEDANPAGNVHGGVILKHLDLAGAVCAMRHARMSVVTASIDRMEFKAAVKVGELMLLHASVNRVGKQSMEIGVRVVVENLMTGEQRHAASAYLTFVAMGPDKKPAPVPDLILETPTHQRRNREAMMRRELRLEERKRERLAQESEQA, from the coding sequence ATGACCCACCGCGCCCTGCCGGAAGACGCCAATCCGGCCGGGAACGTGCACGGCGGGGTGATACTCAAGCACCTCGACCTGGCCGGGGCGGTCTGCGCCATGCGCCACGCGCGCATGAGCGTGGTCACGGCCTCCATCGACCGCATGGAGTTCAAGGCCGCCGTAAAGGTGGGAGAGCTCATGCTGCTGCACGCCAGCGTGAACAGGGTCGGGAAGCAGTCCATGGAAATTGGGGTTCGCGTTGTGGTGGAAAATCTCATGACCGGAGAGCAGCGTCACGCGGCCTCGGCCTACCTGACCTTCGTGGCCATGGGCCCGGACAAGAAGCCGGCGCCCGTGCCGGACCTCATCCTTGAGACTCCGACTCACCAGCGCCGCAACCGTGAAGCCATGATGCGCCGCGAATTGCGTCTGGAAGAACGCAAACGTGAACGGCTGGCGCAGGAGTCCGAGCAGGCCTGA
- a CDS encoding queuosine precursor transporter: protein MNAIVILVASYIALQIFSDVGSLRIVMLGGMSIDAGTFIYPLTFTLRDMVHKTMGKQGARLMIITAAGFNLLMAAYFWMVSILPPDMGVGSQAEFGQVLAPLWRLVFASIIAEVISELTDTEIYSLWKEKVTARHQWSRVLVSNAVSIPLDSLIFCWIAFGGLFEGAVVWSIFFSNTLIKFATTLVSLPAIYLVKEKESEPAATNHC, encoded by the coding sequence ATGAACGCAATCGTCATTCTCGTGGCGTCCTATATCGCCCTACAGATATTTTCCGATGTCGGCTCCCTGCGCATCGTCATGCTCGGCGGCATGTCCATTGACGCCGGCACCTTCATCTATCCCCTGACCTTCACCCTGCGCGACATGGTCCACAAGACCATGGGCAAGCAGGGCGCGCGGCTCATGATCATCACCGCGGCCGGCTTCAACCTGCTCATGGCCGCCTATTTCTGGATGGTCTCCATCTTGCCGCCGGACATGGGCGTGGGATCGCAGGCGGAGTTCGGGCAGGTGCTGGCCCCCCTGTGGAGGCTTGTTTTCGCGTCCATCATCGCCGAAGTCATCTCCGAACTGACCGATACTGAAATCTACAGCCTGTGGAAGGAAAAGGTCACGGCCCGGCACCAGTGGTCCCGGGTGCTGGTCAGCAACGCGGTCAGCATCCCGCTGGACAGTCTCATCTTCTGCTGGATCGCTTTTGGCGGCCTGTTCGAGGGGGCCGTGGTCTGGTCCATTTTCTTCAGCAACACCCTGATCAAATTCGCCACCACCCTCGTGTCCCTGCCTGCCATATATCTGGTCAAGGAAAAAGAAAGCGAACCGGCAGCCACAAACCACTGCTGA
- a CDS encoding OmpP1/FadL family transporter, with the protein MQTLKSWVFAWCLVLLSAQFGFAAGFGIYEWSARGNALGGATVGRADDPSALATNPAGITQLDGLQVLGGFTAIHPVLDIKADGKWYSSDKDSLWIPPHFFATWKVNDRYSIGLGTFSRFGLGSVFDEDWGGRYNSYEAIIESVSINPNVAVKVTDNFSAAFGVEAMYLNFSQKKKLPLGAPVDGDAHLEADGMGYGFNMALHYQPCSYAKLGLSYRSPVTMKVTGDANFSDIPDALPAGYFEDTSASGTVTLPDSFAFGVAMYPTEKLSVEVGAVYTLWSKYDELKINFGDDTVLKPGVGLVDQTVAPKNWEDVWRFNIGVEYAALDWLDLRVGYVYDQSPVQDDTIDYMVPANDRHLLNGGLGFHWDSWVVDVNYTYLMIMDRDIDARLADGVLEGEIDNADAHMVGLSVGYKF; encoded by the coding sequence ATGCAAACTTTGAAATCGTGGGTCTTTGCTTGGTGTCTGGTGCTGTTAAGCGCGCAATTCGGCTTTGCGGCCGGCTTCGGCATTTATGAATGGAGCGCTCGCGGCAACGCCCTGGGCGGAGCCACGGTGGGCCGTGCCGACGATCCATCCGCTCTTGCCACAAACCCGGCAGGCATCACGCAGCTTGATGGCTTGCAGGTTCTGGGCGGGTTCACGGCTATTCATCCGGTGCTTGACATTAAGGCCGACGGCAAGTGGTATTCCTCGGACAAGGATTCCCTCTGGATCCCGCCGCATTTTTTCGCCACCTGGAAGGTTAACGACCGCTACTCCATAGGCCTTGGAACATTCTCCCGCTTTGGCCTGGGTTCCGTTTTCGATGAAGATTGGGGCGGCCGTTACAATTCCTACGAAGCCATCATCGAATCCGTCTCCATCAATCCCAACGTGGCCGTGAAAGTTACGGATAATTTTTCCGCAGCTTTTGGTGTTGAGGCCATGTATCTGAATTTTTCGCAGAAGAAGAAGCTTCCACTTGGCGCACCAGTGGATGGCGATGCGCACCTTGAGGCTGATGGCATGGGATATGGTTTCAATATGGCCTTGCATTACCAGCCCTGTTCTTACGCTAAGCTGGGACTTTCCTATCGCAGCCCGGTGACAATGAAGGTTACGGGAGACGCAAATTTTTCTGATATTCCTGACGCACTACCTGCAGGTTATTTTGAGGACACATCAGCAAGTGGTACTGTAACACTGCCTGATTCTTTTGCTTTTGGTGTCGCAATGTATCCCACGGAGAAGCTTAGTGTTGAAGTTGGCGCCGTTTATACATTGTGGAGCAAATATGATGAGCTGAAGATTAATTTCGGCGATGACACTGTTCTCAAACCAGGTGTTGGCCTTGTTGATCAAACCGTGGCCCCTAAAAATTGGGAAGACGTATGGCGTTTCAACATTGGCGTTGAATATGCCGCTCTGGATTGGCTCGATCTGCGCGTCGGATACGTTTATGACCAGTCCCCTGTGCAGGACGACACCATCGACTACATGGTCCCGGCCAATGACCGTCACTTGTTGAACGGTGGTCTTGGTTTTCACTGGGACAGCTGGGTTGTGGACGTGAACTACACTTATCTTATGATCATGGATCGGGACATCGACGCTAGGCTTGCTGATGGCGTCCTCGAAGGTGAAATCGACAACGCCGATGCGCACATGGTCGGTCTGTCCGTTGGTTACAAGTTCTAG
- a CDS encoding TetR/AcrR family transcriptional regulator, whose translation MAIGNKERILKTAKRLFGELGYAETTYKRIAQEASIADGLIAHHYGSKENLFQLVEIDILSNLLLKIDESQYYASDGLSGVLNFAKCILKASTESESGFLTLLRCSPFLANTVDADNSEILNVCSKVVEKMLECLRKGIADGSIRADLEPDLAASVIFSTVFGSTRARLLAKENILGLSFSDDFYPEILRILTRYLEPVEKTPPQGCESSSSSELP comes from the coding sequence GTGGCCATAGGCAACAAAGAACGCATTCTGAAGACGGCCAAACGGCTTTTCGGGGAACTGGGGTACGCGGAAACCACCTACAAGCGCATCGCCCAGGAGGCGAGTATCGCCGACGGGCTCATCGCCCATCACTACGGGAGCAAGGAGAATCTGTTCCAGTTGGTGGAGATAGACATCCTCTCGAACCTGCTGCTCAAAATCGACGAGAGCCAGTACTATGCATCCGACGGACTGAGCGGCGTACTCAATTTCGCCAAATGCATCCTGAAGGCGTCCACGGAATCTGAATCAGGCTTCCTGACCCTGCTGCGCTGCTCCCCGTTTCTGGCCAACACCGTCGACGCGGACAACTCCGAAATCCTGAATGTCTGCTCCAAGGTAGTCGAAAAGATGCTTGAGTGCCTGCGCAAGGGCATCGCCGACGGCTCCATCCGCGCGGATCTGGAGCCCGATCTGGCCGCCAGCGTTATCTTTTCCACGGTCTTCGGCTCGACCCGCGCGCGCCTGCTGGCCAAGGAAAACATCCTGGGGCTGAGTTTTTCAGACGATTTCTATCCTGAAATCCTGCGGATTCTCACCAGGTACCTGGAGCCCGTTGAAAAGACCCCACCTCAAGGCTGCGAGTCATCGTCATCATCCGAGCTTCCCTGA
- a CDS encoding LptF/LptG family permease — MKLLTRYILRQNLFLLLLVCGIGLGIYVFIDLFDRLDDFLEAGVGLSSVGAYFLYRTPFILAQIFPAVFLIALMVQMGLMLRSRELLALEACSVSPGAVAKSVIWYALALCVVQLLFSEALGVSGHRAADRIWNEEVRNRQIEKRQLADIWFREGNRIVHMGEVTPSAGQGSWLTVHVLEDDDAGSVKEILRARTFKSTAAGWFLTDVTRTFPASFEVQEVAQMELDLRTDLGSFLIVDPKTRLESLPLWQLGAEIKRLQDSGSNIERLQTAWHMKLAYAGSVLVMALIALAVVSLFGSLFVIIPIGLVATFCYYGLFVLCASAGEKGLVPPMLAAWAANAFFTAVAGGWMLRGRSFHLG, encoded by the coding sequence ATGAAGCTGCTGACACGTTACATCCTGCGGCAAAATCTTTTCCTTCTTTTGCTGGTTTGCGGCATCGGCCTTGGGATCTATGTCTTTATCGATCTTTTCGACAGGCTCGATGACTTTCTGGAGGCGGGGGTAGGGTTGTCCTCCGTTGGTGCCTATTTTCTCTACCGCACGCCCTTTATCCTGGCCCAGATTTTTCCTGCGGTTTTCCTGATCGCGCTCATGGTGCAGATGGGCCTCATGCTGCGTAGCCGCGAGCTTCTGGCCCTGGAAGCCTGCTCCGTGTCACCGGGAGCAGTGGCCAAGTCCGTGATCTGGTACGCCCTTGCCCTTTGCGTGGTGCAGCTCCTTTTTTCCGAGGCGCTGGGCGTGAGCGGTCACAGGGCGGCGGATCGGATCTGGAACGAGGAGGTGCGCAATCGCCAGATTGAAAAACGGCAGCTGGCCGACATCTGGTTTCGCGAGGGTAATCGCATCGTGCACATGGGCGAAGTGACCCCGTCCGCGGGTCAGGGTTCATGGCTGACGGTGCATGTCCTGGAAGATGACGACGCCGGGAGCGTAAAAGAGATCCTGCGGGCCCGGACATTCAAGTCGACTGCCGCCGGTTGGTTCCTGACGGATGTGACGCGCACGTTTCCCGCCTCCTTCGAGGTGCAGGAAGTCGCGCAAATGGAGCTTGACCTGCGCACCGACCTGGGCAGCTTTCTGATCGTCGATCCCAAGACCCGGCTTGAGTCGTTGCCGCTCTGGCAACTGGGCGCCGAAATAAAGCGGCTGCAAGATTCCGGCTCGAACATCGAGCGTTTGCAGACCGCCTGGCACATGAAGCTGGCCTACGCGGGCTCTGTCCTGGTCATGGCGCTCATCGCCCTGGCAGTGGTGTCCCTTTTCGGTTCACTTTTCGTCATTATCCCCATTGGGCTGGTGGCCACATTCTGCTATTACGGATTGTTCGTGCTGTGCGCCTCGGCCGGGGAAAAAGGCCTTGTGCCGCCAATGCTGGCAGCCTGGGCGGCCAATGCTTTCTTCACGGCCGTCGCAGGCGGATGGATGCTGCGCGGCCGATCTTTTCATCTGGGTTGA